A portion of the Acidisarcina polymorpha genome contains these proteins:
- a CDS encoding B12-binding domain-containing radical SAM protein, translating into MRVLFLNPPFHPRFSREQRSPAVTKSGTLYYPKWLATAAGVAIKNGHEVDLVDAPAGGYSVQAVIDRIEAKNIDAVVCDTSTPSILNDISVIESLVAARPSLHTLMVGRHVSSLPKETLAMSTSLQAVAIREYEYTVRDWLAAKACGADLSSVDGLVWRRGAGAGEIVTNTQRAAIHNLDELPFVSEVYKRFLHTPDYFYGHSLWPLVVFDTSRGCPYHCSFCVYPQTFSGHTMRYRSVANVADEFEYVAREMPEIKTVMLEDDTFIVSKPRTLELAKELIKRGNKLPFDANCRADIGADVEFLSVVHQAGARLFCVGFESGDVEVINGMKKNNDDRRDSKYHEEAHKFVRRCQDAGIMVHGCFMVGNLNETPASMEKTLDFAKALRPDTAQFFPIMVYPGTTAYQEAKKRDYIQIEDWGAWLTKDGLHNSVVTLPNITHEQLVSFCDRARRSFYLAPSYLLYKAKQSLKDRRELQRNLKGFLTLSKYLLKGSEHEKTSAATTPQAPNKTQGATA; encoded by the coding sequence ATGCGCGTGCTGTTTCTGAATCCACCTTTCCACCCGCGATTTTCTCGAGAGCAGCGCAGCCCCGCGGTTACTAAAAGCGGAACGTTATATTACCCCAAGTGGTTAGCGACGGCTGCAGGGGTTGCGATCAAGAACGGGCATGAGGTGGATCTGGTCGACGCCCCCGCCGGCGGCTACTCGGTGCAGGCGGTAATCGACCGGATCGAAGCCAAGAACATCGATGCGGTAGTTTGCGATACCTCGACACCCAGCATTCTGAACGACATCAGCGTCATTGAGTCGCTGGTGGCCGCGAGGCCATCGCTGCACACGCTGATGGTTGGCCGCCACGTGTCCTCGCTGCCGAAGGAGACGCTGGCGATGTCGACGTCGCTGCAGGCAGTGGCGATCCGAGAATACGAGTACACGGTGCGGGATTGGCTGGCGGCGAAGGCCTGCGGGGCCGACCTCTCAAGCGTCGATGGACTGGTCTGGCGCCGGGGGGCGGGCGCGGGTGAGATTGTGACCAATACGCAACGCGCGGCCATCCATAATCTGGATGAGTTGCCGTTTGTCTCCGAGGTCTACAAGCGATTTCTACATACTCCGGATTACTTTTATGGCCACTCGCTGTGGCCACTGGTGGTCTTTGATACCAGCCGCGGATGCCCTTATCATTGCTCCTTTTGCGTCTACCCGCAGACGTTCAGCGGTCACACGATGCGGTACCGTTCGGTAGCGAATGTCGCCGACGAGTTCGAATATGTTGCGCGCGAGATGCCCGAGATCAAGACGGTGATGCTCGAAGACGATACCTTTATCGTGAGCAAGCCGCGCACCCTCGAGCTTGCGAAGGAACTGATCAAGCGCGGCAACAAGCTGCCCTTCGATGCGAACTGCCGGGCTGATATTGGCGCTGATGTGGAGTTTCTCTCCGTCGTCCATCAGGCGGGCGCGCGTCTTTTCTGCGTCGGCTTCGAGAGCGGCGATGTAGAAGTCATCAACGGCATGAAGAAGAACAACGACGACCGGCGCGACTCGAAATATCACGAGGAGGCGCATAAGTTTGTTCGCCGCTGCCAGGACGCCGGCATTATGGTCCATGGCTGCTTCATGGTCGGCAATCTGAATGAGACGCCGGCGAGCATGGAGAAGACGCTGGACTTTGCCAAGGCGCTGAGGCCGGATACGGCGCAGTTCTTCCCTATCATGGTGTACCCGGGCACGACCGCCTACCAGGAAGCCAAGAAGCGCGATTACATCCAGATCGAAGACTGGGGCGCGTGGCTGACCAAGGACGGCCTGCATAACAGCGTCGTGACCCTGCCGAACATCACCCACGAACAGCTGGTGAGCTTCTGCGATCGAGCGCGGCGAAGCTTCTATCTAGCCCCCTCCTACCTGCTTTACAAGGCAAAACAATCGCTGAAGGACCGGCGCGAGCTGCAGCGCAACCTCAAGGGTTTCCTGACCTTGTCCAAGTACCTGCTGAAGGGCAGTGAACACGAGAAGACCTCAGCTGCCACAACGCCCCAGGCTCCTAATAAAACCCAAGGCGCCACAGCCTAA
- a CDS encoding glycosyltransferase: MKTPIEATPLTNRAGLVQSALPPSISVIIPTFNGARRIGQCLTALLSQAGSRDLEILVVNDGSTDDTAAVVGGYSGVRLINQANSGPAAARNRGALESRGSILLFTDDDCVPMPDWLDAMLEPFADPEVVGAKGIYRTRQTALAARFVQIEYEDKYHLMAGLPSIDFIDTYSAGFVRERFLEMTGYDTSFPVACAEDVELSYRMSARGWKMVFVPKAIVYHTHPATFWSYLKKKYKFAFWRVLAVGKNPSKGVKDSHTPQLMKLQLLFAPALMAGLLIDRVVRPRVSVSAVVIGSFLVSTLPFVGRALRKDPVIAALSPLLLAARACAQVLGVAGGLIYARRHPAAIRTDLPA, translated from the coding sequence GTGAAGACTCCGATCGAAGCCACGCCACTTACGAATCGAGCAGGTTTGGTTCAGTCCGCCTTACCACCTTCTATTTCGGTAATCATCCCGACGTTCAATGGGGCGCGCCGGATCGGGCAGTGTCTGACGGCATTGCTCTCCCAGGCAGGGAGCCGCGACCTCGAAATCCTGGTGGTCAATGACGGCTCGACCGATGATACGGCAGCGGTGGTGGGCGGCTATTCCGGTGTCCGCCTGATTAACCAGGCCAATTCAGGGCCCGCGGCGGCACGGAATCGCGGCGCTTTGGAATCGCGCGGAAGTATCCTGCTCTTCACCGACGACGATTGCGTTCCTATGCCGGATTGGCTGGACGCGATGCTGGAACCGTTTGCGGACCCGGAAGTAGTTGGCGCCAAGGGGATTTACCGGACCCGGCAGACTGCCTTGGCGGCGCGATTCGTTCAGATCGAGTATGAAGATAAATACCACCTCATGGCCGGGCTGCCGAGTATCGACTTCATCGATACTTATTCGGCGGGCTTCGTTCGGGAGCGCTTCCTCGAAATGACCGGCTACGACACCTCGTTTCCGGTGGCGTGCGCGGAAGATGTCGAGCTTTCTTATCGAATGTCAGCGCGTGGCTGGAAGATGGTCTTTGTTCCCAAGGCGATCGTTTACCATACGCATCCGGCGACGTTCTGGAGCTACCTGAAGAAGAAATACAAATTCGCCTTCTGGCGCGTGCTCGCGGTGGGAAAGAACCCCAGCAAAGGTGTGAAGGATAGCCATACGCCGCAGCTCATGAAGTTGCAGCTTCTATTTGCCCCTGCACTGATGGCCGGCTTGCTCATCGATCGAGTGGTGCGGCCTCGAGTTTCAGTGAGTGCTGTAGTGATTGGCTCTTTCCTTGTGAGCACGCTGCCCTTCGTTGGGCGGGCCCTGCGGAAGGATCCGGTGATCGCGGCATTATCCCCTTTGTTGTTGGCCGCTCGGGCGTGCGCCCAGGTCTTGGGAGTTGCTGGAGGCTTAATCTACGCACGTCGCCATCCGGCGGCGATTCGTACCGATCTACCCGCCTAA
- a CDS encoding winged helix-turn-helix domain-containing protein, giving the protein MRVFRFREFEFYEQTLELQRSGAPVHLQQQPARVLAFLLNHRGSLVTREQIRLAIWGEDTFVDFEQGLNFCIRQIRLAMNDQAEHPRHIETLPRLGNRCISPIDEIGEPALAKKRIRIAVVPFEDLSGEIASYFAAGLTEDMVSALSRIQPASLRISAIPRLNADDASSDYFERLQRQLNLDYLLRGSVRRSGDRLRICAQLYDLRDKSILWSETYDRKTGDLLAMQEEVTQRVSQSLTLELFPGATFGSRRYSRSSAPYDAYLKGRFFWHKMTTEAIRTSMAYFQEALSITRSFAPAHAGLADCYAQMGSVRVGQMRRGGKPARLRMPPVRLPRQLW; this is encoded by the coding sequence ATGCGCGTCTTCCGATTCAGGGAATTTGAGTTTTACGAGCAAACGCTGGAGCTCCAGAGGAGCGGCGCGCCGGTCCATCTTCAGCAGCAGCCGGCGCGGGTGCTTGCCTTTCTCCTGAACCATCGCGGTTCGCTGGTCACTCGCGAGCAGATTCGCCTGGCGATTTGGGGTGAGGACACTTTTGTTGATTTCGAGCAGGGGCTCAACTTTTGCATCCGTCAGATACGCCTTGCCATGAATGATCAGGCTGAGCACCCGCGGCACATCGAAACCCTTCCCCGGCTCGGTAATCGCTGCATTTCGCCGATCGACGAGATCGGTGAGCCTGCCTTGGCGAAGAAGCGCATTCGCATCGCGGTGGTTCCTTTCGAAGACCTTTCCGGTGAAATTGCAAGCTACTTCGCCGCTGGACTCACTGAAGATATGGTCTCCGCGCTTTCGCGCATTCAACCGGCGAGCCTACGAATCAGTGCGATCCCCAGGCTGAATGCAGACGATGCCTCCTCTGACTACTTCGAACGGCTGCAAAGGCAGCTCAATCTGGACTATCTTCTGCGTGGGTCGGTGAGGCGATCGGGCGATCGGCTTCGCATTTGCGCCCAGCTTTATGATCTCCGCGACAAAAGCATCCTTTGGTCGGAGACCTACGACCGGAAAACGGGCGATCTGCTGGCGATGCAGGAGGAGGTCACGCAGCGCGTGAGTCAATCGCTGACGCTGGAACTCTTTCCCGGCGCCACTTTTGGTTCCCGACGATATTCGCGATCGTCCGCCCCGTACGATGCTTATCTCAAAGGCCGCTTCTTCTGGCACAAGATGACCACAGAGGCGATCCGGACCAGCATGGCCTACTTTCAAGAGGCATTGTCTATCACTAGAAGCTTTGCGCCGGCACATGCGGGTCTGGCCGACTGTTATGCCCAGATGGGATCGGTGCGCGTGGGGCAAATGAGGAGAGGTGGAAAGCCAGCACGGCTGAGAATGCCGCCCGTTCGCCTGCCGAGGCAGCTATGGTAG
- a CDS encoding D-2-hydroxyacid dehydrogenase: MDQNVVLIAAKSSGPRPELLTPIENDARIVVGNSLEAFGDSLAEATVLFNWSASKELLRQIVLAAPKLRWVHSRNAGLDNMLFPELVESPIPLTNGSGVFSPSLGEFALLAMLYFAKDVPRLRRQQIAGLWKPFDMHPIERKTVGIVGYGDIGREVGLRAKAMGMRVLALKRHLPQAGSDPGPVDAFYATSQLVEMAGLCDYLVVAAPLTAETHHLVGEQVFAAMKSEAVVVNVGRGPVIDEAALVRALSEGRIKGAGLDVFEHEPLPGDSPLYKLENVLLSPHCADNHAEWLEDAARFFISQYERFRKGESLRNVVDKKLGY; the protein is encoded by the coding sequence ATGGACCAGAATGTCGTTCTAATCGCCGCAAAGTCTTCAGGCCCGCGCCCGGAGCTCCTGACCCCGATCGAAAATGACGCGCGGATTGTGGTGGGTAACAGTCTGGAGGCGTTCGGCGATTCCCTCGCCGAAGCCACCGTGCTGTTCAACTGGTCAGCATCAAAAGAGCTGCTTCGCCAAATCGTCCTCGCCGCCCCAAAGCTGCGCTGGGTGCACTCCCGCAATGCCGGGCTCGACAACATGCTTTTTCCCGAGCTCGTGGAGAGCCCGATTCCCCTCACCAACGGCAGCGGAGTCTTCAGCCCCTCGCTCGGCGAGTTCGCGTTGCTCGCCATGCTCTACTTTGCCAAGGACGTGCCGCGGCTCCGGCGCCAGCAGATTGCCGGACTCTGGAAGCCCTTCGACATGCATCCCATCGAGCGCAAGACGGTTGGGATCGTAGGCTACGGGGACATCGGGCGCGAAGTCGGTTTGCGCGCCAAGGCGATGGGGATGCGGGTCCTGGCTCTGAAACGCCATCTTCCGCAAGCCGGAAGCGACCCTGGACCGGTGGACGCCTTCTATGCGACCAGCCAGCTTGTCGAAATGGCCGGTCTCTGCGATTACCTGGTCGTAGCCGCGCCGCTCACCGCTGAAACCCATCATTTGGTGGGAGAGCAAGTCTTCGCGGCGATGAAATCCGAAGCAGTCGTCGTCAATGTAGGCCGCGGTCCGGTCATCGACGAAGCCGCGCTGGTCCGCGCCCTGAGCGAGGGGCGCATCAAGGGCGCGGGCCTCGATGTCTTCGAGCACGAACCGCTCCCCGGAGACAGCCCGCTCTACAAGCTCGAAAATGTTTTGCTCTCTCCCCACTGCGCCGACAATCACGCCGAGTGGCTCGAGGACGCGGCGCGGTTCTTTATCTCGCAGTATGAGCGTTTTCGCAAAGGCGAATCCCTGCGCAACGTCGTCGACAAAAAGCTCGGCTACTGA
- a CDS encoding SDR family oxidoreductase, whose protein sequence is MNRTALIAGATGITGENLAAHLLAKGWGVYGLARRPRPLPGLRPVIADLQDADSVRDALSALDVSHLFICTWARQETEIENVRVNGAMVENLLAALAPAKSLAHAALVTGTKHYLGPFESYGQSTAETPFREDAPRLPGLNFYYTQEDILYAAAQRHGFTWSVHRPHTVIGYALGNAMNMGVTLAVYATICRHTGEPFVFPGSQFQWNALTDVTDARILAHHLEWASTTPAVANQAFNIVNGEIFRWRWLWPQLAEWFGVRAVGPGQVPAPLQGVMRDAGRIWKEIAGQHGLVEEEVEKLASWWHTDADLGREVECVNDMTKSRKAGFEEYQETYLSFVDVFTRLREGRIIPA, encoded by the coding sequence ATGAATCGAACTGCCCTGATAGCCGGCGCGACTGGCATTACCGGCGAGAACCTTGCCGCTCATCTGCTTGCCAAGGGTTGGGGGGTCTACGGATTGGCGCGGCGTCCGCGTCCGCTACCCGGTCTTCGGCCCGTCATTGCAGACTTGCAGGATGCCGACTCGGTACGCGATGCGCTTTCCGCGTTAGATGTGAGCCATCTTTTTATCTGTACGTGGGCCAGACAGGAAACTGAAATAGAAAACGTTCGGGTGAACGGGGCGATGGTCGAGAATCTGCTCGCCGCGCTCGCGCCCGCCAAATCGCTCGCCCACGCCGCCCTGGTTACGGGTACCAAGCATTATCTGGGGCCGTTCGAGTCCTACGGACAATCAACCGCCGAGACTCCTTTCCGGGAGGATGCACCGCGTCTCCCCGGCCTGAACTTCTACTACACCCAGGAAGACATCCTTTACGCTGCTGCCCAGCGGCACGGATTCACCTGGAGCGTTCATCGTCCGCACACAGTAATCGGCTACGCCCTTGGCAATGCCATGAATATGGGGGTGACACTGGCCGTCTATGCGACCATCTGCCGGCATACCGGTGAGCCGTTCGTCTTTCCTGGCTCGCAGTTTCAATGGAACGCCCTGACGGACGTAACCGACGCGAGAATTTTGGCCCATCATCTTGAGTGGGCTTCCACCACGCCAGCGGTGGCCAACCAGGCATTCAACATCGTCAATGGAGAGATCTTCCGGTGGCGGTGGCTGTGGCCGCAACTGGCAGAGTGGTTCGGTGTGCGCGCGGTTGGCCCTGGCCAGGTTCCCGCACCTCTTCAAGGAGTCATGCGCGATGCGGGCCGGATCTGGAAAGAGATCGCCGGCCAGCACGGGCTCGTCGAGGAAGAGGTAGAGAAGCTTGCCTCCTGGTGGCACACCGATGCCGATCTTGGCCGGGAGGTCGAGTGCGTCAACGACATGACCAAGAGCCGCAAAGCAGGCTTTGAGGAATATCAGGAGACCTATCTATCTTTCGTCGACGTCTTCACGCGGCTGCGGGAGGGGAGAATCATCCCCGCGTAG
- a CDS encoding RluA family pseudouridine synthase, producing MADTVPSSGIELPAEEPEVRCFEVTPEFAGRRLDQFLVTHLDGISRSRIQLLLDQGGIVVDGKQAKASHKLHGTESIVVTGEAQPPPLRALAEEIPLDIVFEDEDLAVINKPAGMMVHAGAGDTDDARNRGTLVNALLHHFQSLSTTAGELRPGIVHRLDKETSGLIIVAKNDRTHQALSEMFSSRSLSKTYLALVHGDLKQDFGTINAPVSRDVVRRTRMTTRRSDAGRTAISHYKVLRRLNTRFGRFTLVSVRIETGRTHQIRVHMASIGHPVVGDKLYGAPAVIPLATASTLRRKRLPDISAGSVSLDRNFLHAAELEFAHPRTGKTVALQSPLPADLTAFLARIESTM from the coding sequence ATGGCCGACACAGTACCATCTTCGGGAATCGAACTCCCCGCCGAGGAACCCGAAGTTCGCTGCTTTGAGGTCACTCCCGAGTTCGCGGGCCGCCGTCTCGACCAGTTCCTGGTGACGCATCTCGACGGCATCAGCCGGTCACGGATTCAACTGCTCCTCGATCAGGGCGGCATTGTGGTCGACGGGAAGCAGGCGAAAGCCTCCCATAAACTGCATGGAACCGAGTCGATTGTGGTCACCGGCGAAGCGCAGCCTCCGCCGCTCCGCGCTCTAGCTGAAGAGATCCCGCTCGACATCGTCTTTGAGGACGAGGATCTTGCCGTGATCAACAAGCCGGCCGGAATGATGGTGCACGCGGGCGCCGGCGATACCGATGACGCGCGCAACCGCGGCACCCTAGTAAACGCGCTTCTGCATCACTTTCAATCGCTATCGACCACTGCCGGCGAACTGCGGCCGGGCATCGTTCATCGCCTCGACAAGGAGACCAGCGGCCTCATCATCGTCGCCAAGAATGACCGGACCCATCAGGCGCTCTCAGAGATGTTCTCCAGCCGCAGCCTGAGCAAGACTTACCTGGCGCTGGTTCATGGTGATTTAAAGCAGGATTTCGGGACCATCAATGCGCCGGTGAGCCGTGACGTGGTGCGCCGCACCCGCATGACGACTCGCCGCTCCGATGCCGGACGCACCGCCATCTCTCACTACAAGGTCCTACGCCGGTTGAACACCCGCTTCGGCCGCTTTACTCTGGTCTCGGTGCGCATCGAAACCGGTCGCACCCACCAGATCCGGGTGCACATGGCCTCGATCGGCCATCCGGTAGTCGGCGATAAGCTTTATGGCGCTCCCGCGGTGATTCCACTGGCGACCGCATCGACCCTGCGCCGCAAGCGTCTCCCGGATATCTCGGCTGGATCGGTCTCCCTCGACCGGAATTTCCTTCACGCGGCGGAACTGGAATTCGCCCACCCCCGTACCGGAAAGACGGTTGCGCTGCAATCGCCGCTTCCCGCCGACCTGACTGCCTTCCTGGCCAGGATTGAATCCACGATGTGA